The proteins below are encoded in one region of Rhizobium sp. 9140:
- a CDS encoding sensor histidine kinase has translation MSGVRAAHSLRRRLLAWLLAATAVIGIIALGDTYREAVKTANSVSDRVLAGSALAIADRVVVAEDGTLEVDMPYVALEMLTSAAQDRVFYRVDGPPGHFITGYRTLPGIAEMQGRQAVYLDSDYRGEPIRIAALERSASTGINSLPFVVTVAETTVARQQLARALLFRSALRLFLLIFGAAAIVWIAVTLSLRPLYRLGDAIAERSPDDLRPIRQSVPREVEGLVETVNSFMVRLQSALDAMRHFSGNAGHQLRTPLAVVRTQLALAARSEKPEDIKTFIARSDEAVGHAERILAQLLLLAKIDATGSGSPTAPAPMDLTMAAREITAEYVPRAADAGIDLGFEGKGTAFIAAEPLLIGELLRNLVENALAYAGQGAEVTVRVGCDPGLVRLDVEDNGPGIPPERLSAVRQRFARGESEAPGLGLGLPIVEEIAVRFEGCLSLGPAVMDERGIGCGLRARVVFPAVAIDA, from the coding sequence ATGAGCGGCGTACGGGCGGCGCATTCGCTGCGCAGGCGGCTTCTGGCGTGGCTGCTGGCGGCCACCGCTGTGATCGGCATCATCGCGCTCGGCGACACGTATCGCGAGGCGGTGAAAACGGCCAACAGCGTGTCCGATCGCGTGCTGGCGGGATCGGCACTGGCGATTGCCGACCGTGTGGTCGTTGCCGAGGACGGCACGCTGGAGGTCGACATGCCCTATGTCGCGCTGGAAATGCTGACCTCGGCAGCGCAGGACCGGGTGTTCTACCGGGTCGACGGGCCGCCCGGCCACTTCATCACCGGTTACCGGACGCTGCCGGGCATTGCCGAAATGCAGGGGCGGCAGGCCGTCTATCTCGATTCGGACTATCGCGGCGAGCCGATCCGCATTGCCGCGCTGGAACGCTCGGCGTCGACGGGGATCAATTCCTTACCCTTCGTCGTGACGGTGGCGGAAACCACGGTGGCGAGGCAGCAGTTGGCCCGAGCGCTGCTGTTTCGCTCGGCACTGCGCCTGTTCCTCCTGATCTTCGGGGCGGCCGCCATCGTCTGGATCGCCGTCACATTATCGCTCCGTCCGCTCTACCGGCTGGGTGACGCCATTGCAGAGCGCAGTCCGGACGATCTACGCCCGATCCGGCAATCCGTGCCGCGCGAGGTGGAGGGGCTGGTCGAGACGGTCAATTCCTTCATGGTGCGGCTGCAATCGGCGCTCGATGCCATGCGGCATTTCTCCGGAAATGCGGGCCACCAGTTGCGGACGCCGCTTGCTGTGGTGCGTACGCAGCTCGCGCTCGCGGCCCGGTCCGAAAAGCCGGAGGACATCAAGACGTTCATCGCCCGCAGCGACGAGGCCGTCGGTCATGCGGAACGGATTCTTGCGCAGTTGCTACTTCTGGCAAAGATCGATGCGACGGGATCGGGATCTCCCACGGCACCCGCACCGATGGACCTGACGATGGCCGCGCGGGAGATCACCGCGGAATACGTGCCCCGCGCGGCCGATGCCGGTATCGATCTCGGCTTCGAAGGCAAGGGAACGGCCTTCATCGCCGCGGAACCGCTGCTGATCGGCGAACTCCTGCGCAATCTCGTGGAAAACGCCCTCGCCTATGCCGGACAGGGTGCCGAGGTGACGGTGAGAGTCGGGTGCGATCCGGGCCTCGTCCGGCTCGATGTGGAGGACAACGGACCGGGAATTCCGCCGGAAAGATTGTCCGCCGTGCGCCAGCGCTTCGCCCGCGGCGAGAGCGAGGCGCCGGGCCTCGGGCTCGGGCTGCCGATCGTCGAGGAGATCGCGGTTCGCTTCGAGGGGTGTCTCTCGCTCGGGCCGGCGGTGATGGATGAGCGCGGGATCGGCTGCGGCCTGAGGGCGCGGGTGGTGTTTCCCGCTGTAGCCATCGACGCCTGA
- a CDS encoding NAD-dependent succinate-semialdehyde dehydrogenase, with protein MRVTSDLTRHLQDPRILAEAEVTGATFEVRNPSSGVLLATLPDMGVPETRAAIERAALVQPAWAGLPAKDRSQRMRRWHDLVLAHIDDLAAILTAEMGKPLSEARSEVQHAAAYIEWYAEEAKRVYGETFPAPSTDRRMFVIKQPVGIVGTITPWNFPASMVARKVAPALAVGCPVILKPAEQTPLVAVALHRLALDAGFPDGVFQLVLASEGQAVGYELCTHPKVRKISFTGSTEVGRLLMRQCADQIKKVSLELGGSAPFIVFDDADIDAAVDGAVQAKFRNAGQTCTSANRIYVQSAVYDTFAEKLAAHVADLRVGDGFEPSVSVGPLIDEAALCKVAHHVEDAVLRGAQVLCGGGRVGETGTFFAPTVLTHVDHGMLVACDETFGPVAPVIRFETVEDVIHQANDTIYGLAAYFYATELRKVWRVAEALDYGMIGINTGRMSSEAAPFGGLKQSGIGREGSRHGMEDYLDMKYLCMGNI; from the coding sequence ATGCGTGTCACATCGGACCTTACCCGTCATCTCCAGGATCCGCGGATCCTTGCCGAGGCCGAGGTAACGGGTGCGACGTTCGAGGTTCGCAATCCCTCTTCCGGCGTTCTGCTGGCGACCCTGCCGGATATGGGCGTGCCGGAAACACGTGCGGCGATCGAGCGGGCGGCGCTGGTACAGCCGGCCTGGGCGGGGCTGCCCGCCAAGGACCGCAGTCAGCGCATGCGGCGCTGGCACGATCTCGTTCTCGCGCATATCGACGATCTCGCCGCTATCCTGACCGCCGAAATGGGCAAGCCGCTGAGCGAGGCGCGCTCGGAGGTGCAGCATGCCGCAGCCTATATCGAATGGTATGCCGAGGAGGCAAAGCGCGTCTATGGCGAGACGTTTCCAGCACCCTCTACGGACCGGCGGATGTTCGTCATCAAGCAGCCGGTCGGCATTGTCGGCACGATCACGCCGTGGAATTTTCCGGCCTCCATGGTGGCGCGAAAGGTCGCGCCGGCGCTGGCCGTGGGATGCCCCGTCATCCTGAAGCCGGCCGAACAGACGCCGCTGGTGGCCGTCGCGCTGCATCGGCTGGCGCTCGATGCCGGCTTTCCCGATGGCGTGTTCCAGCTCGTCCTTGCCAGCGAGGGGCAGGCGGTTGGCTATGAGCTCTGCACACATCCGAAGGTGCGCAAGATCAGCTTCACCGGCTCCACCGAAGTCGGGCGGCTTTTGATGCGGCAATGCGCCGACCAGATCAAGAAGGTGAGCCTTGAACTTGGTGGAAGCGCGCCGTTCATCGTCTTCGACGATGCGGATATCGATGCCGCGGTGGATGGCGCCGTGCAGGCGAAATTCCGCAATGCCGGGCAGACCTGCACCTCGGCCAACCGCATCTATGTCCAGTCCGCAGTCTACGACACCTTTGCCGAAAAGCTCGCGGCCCATGTCGCCGACCTGCGCGTCGGGGATGGCTTCGAGCCCTCGGTTTCGGTAGGCCCGCTGATCGACGAGGCGGCGTTGTGCAAAGTGGCGCATCATGTCGAGGATGCCGTTCTCAGGGGCGCGCAGGTGCTCTGCGGCGGCGGTCGGGTTGGCGAGACCGGAACCTTCTTCGCGCCGACGGTGTTGACCCATGTGGATCACGGCATGCTGGTCGCCTGCGACGAGACGTTTGGCCCGGTTGCGCCGGTCATAAGGTTCGAGACCGTCGAGGACGTCATCCATCAGGCAAATGACACGATCTACGGCCTTGCGGCCTATTTCTACGCCACCGAGCTGCGGAAAGTCTGGCGGGTGGCCGAGGCGCTGGACTACGGCATGATCGGCATCAATACCGGCCGCATGTCGTCCGAGGCCGCGCCGTTCGGCGGGCTGAAACAGTCGGGGATCGGCCGCGAAGGGTCGCGGCACGGCATGGAGGATTACCTCGACATGAAATATCTCTGCATGGGCAATATCTAG
- a CDS encoding Bug family tripartite tricarboxylate transporter substrate binding protein, which yields MKQFLIASLIAGAMALPVAAADYTIIAPANPGGGWDQTARSMQTALQQEKISGNVQVQNVPGAGGTIGLAQFASQSAGNPNALLVGGYVMVGAILTNKSPVSLSEVEPIARLTGEYEAIVVPAESPLKTMGDLVEALKKDPGSVSWAGGSAGGTDHIAVGLIAKAAGVDPTKINYIAFSGGGEALAAILGNQVTAGISGYGEFESQVKSGTLRLLAVSSAEKIAGVDAPTLKESNLDVVVQNWRMVAAAPGLSAEQKAAVTADVEKMVKSASWQETLKTKGWQDTYLSGDAFKEQLAKDVSATETILKDIGLVQ from the coding sequence TTGAAACAGTTTCTCATTGCATCCCTGATCGCCGGTGCCATGGCGCTCCCAGTGGCCGCTGCCGACTACACCATTATTGCACCGGCCAACCCAGGCGGTGGCTGGGACCAGACAGCGCGCTCCATGCAGACCGCCCTGCAGCAGGAAAAGATCTCCGGCAATGTGCAGGTGCAGAACGTGCCCGGCGCCGGCGGCACCATCGGTCTCGCCCAGTTCGCCAGCCAGTCGGCCGGCAACCCCAATGCTCTGCTTGTCGGCGGCTACGTCATGGTCGGCGCTATCCTCACCAACAAGTCGCCGGTGTCGCTGAGCGAAGTCGAGCCGATCGCCCGCCTGACCGGCGAATATGAAGCCATCGTCGTTCCCGCCGAATCGCCGCTGAAGACCATGGGCGATCTCGTCGAGGCGCTGAAAAAGGATCCGGGTTCGGTATCCTGGGCTGGCGGCTCGGCTGGCGGCACGGACCACATCGCCGTTGGCCTGATTGCCAAGGCAGCCGGCGTCGACCCGACCAAGATCAACTACATCGCCTTTTCGGGCGGCGGCGAAGCACTGGCCGCCATCCTCGGCAACCAGGTCACCGCAGGTATCTCCGGCTATGGCGAATTCGAATCGCAGGTCAAGTCCGGTACGCTGCGCCTCCTCGCCGTCTCCAGCGCCGAGAAGATCGCCGGCGTTGACGCGCCGACACTGAAGGAAAGCAACCTCGACGTAGTCGTGCAGAACTGGCGCATGGTCGCCGCTGCACCCGGCCTGTCTGCCGAACAGAAGGCCGCCGTCACCGCCGACGTCGAAAAGATGGTGAAGTCCGCCTCCTGGCAGGAAACGCTGAAGACCAAGGGCTGGCAGGACACCTACCTGTCGGGCGACGCGTTCAAGGAGCAGCTCGCCAAGGACGTCTCGGCCACCGAAACCATCCTTAAAGACATCGGTCTCGTTCAATGA
- a CDS encoding response regulator, whose translation MRILLVEDNKVLSEGLAAILRGSGYAVDVVRDGASADAAAATERFDLVILDLTLPEMDGLDVLRSMRARQNRSAVLILTARGSAEEKVRGLDLGADDYMIKPFDIGEFEARVRVLLRRQAGLRSSMVTFGAVSLDLTSRTFSSDGIPIDIPLRETGLLEILFMRAGKVVAKDAIMQSLTAFDDDLSPNAIEQYVSRLRKRLLPYGLTVRTARGIGYYLDKAPAPADPAPDMA comes from the coding sequence TTGAGAATTCTTCTGGTCGAAGACAACAAGGTCCTGTCGGAAGGGCTTGCCGCCATCCTGCGCGGCAGCGGCTATGCCGTGGACGTGGTGCGCGACGGTGCTTCGGCCGATGCGGCGGCGGCAACCGAGCGGTTCGACCTCGTGATCCTCGATCTGACCCTGCCCGAGATGGACGGGCTCGACGTGCTGCGCTCCATGCGGGCGCGGCAGAACCGGTCGGCCGTGCTGATCCTGACCGCGCGGGGGAGTGCGGAGGAAAAGGTGCGCGGGCTCGATCTCGGGGCCGACGACTATATGATCAAGCCCTTCGACATCGGCGAGTTCGAGGCGCGCGTGCGTGTTCTTCTGCGCCGGCAGGCGGGCCTGCGCTCGTCCATGGTCACCTTCGGCGCGGTTTCGCTGGATCTGACCTCGCGGACCTTTTCGTCCGACGGCATCCCCATCGACATTCCCCTGCGGGAGACGGGGCTTCTGGAAATCCTGTTCATGCGGGCCGGGAAGGTGGTGGCGAAGGACGCCATCATGCAGTCGTTGACGGCCTTCGACGACGACCTCAGCCCCAATGCCATCGAGCAATATGTCAGCCGCCTGCGCAAGCGCCTGTTACCCTATGGGCTAACGGTGCGCACGGCGCGCGGCATCGGTTATTATCTCGACAAGGCGCCGGCGCCGGCCGACCCTGCTCCGGACATGGCATGA
- a CDS encoding UdgX family uracil-DNA binding protein (This protein belongs to the uracil DNA glycosylase superfamily, members of which act in excision repair of DNA. However, it belongs more specifically to UdgX branch, whose founding member was found to bind uracil in DNA (where it does not belong), without cleaving it, appears to promote DNA repair by a pathway involving RecA, rather than base excision.), whose protein sequence is MPPPGIERQTVTLDGKGDFGEWREAARRLLVAGTLPTEVDWREKHETTDLFAAPVPARPNAEGKPEGPREITVPRAFMTLAETVICHSDPGRFTLLYRTLWRLQAERNLLDIVSDADVVRLHAMEKSLRRDSHKMKAFVRFKEIGASTSTTSTLTADIMEVIARPAALEASGIPIGRRRFFAWFEPDHFIVARVAPFFQRRFTDMDWIIATPKGSAAWDGTTLTVTSEPADDPKLTDDADTLWRTYYSNIFNPARLKVKAMTSEMPKKYWKNLPEADLIPGLIAGAEEKVRAMAKQAMKDPPAFHAKVREAAMPKSEENTAIPGTLEAARAEARNCTRCPLSCKATQTVFGEGPDDAKLMFVGEQPGDQEDLAGRPFIGPAGKMFDTIAGEVDLDRKTAYVTNAVKHFKYEPRGKRRIHQKPNMGEIRACRWWLKLELDLIRPKLVVAMGATALTSVMNHAERLADYRSRKVDLDDGRALYTTVHPSYLLRIPDEGRKREEIDRFREDLQAIKSLNDTL, encoded by the coding sequence ATGCCGCCACCGGGCATTGAGAGGCAAACCGTCACGCTCGACGGAAAGGGCGATTTTGGCGAATGGCGGGAGGCCGCACGCCGGCTTCTGGTCGCGGGAACGCTGCCGACAGAAGTGGACTGGCGCGAAAAGCACGAAACCACCGATCTGTTTGCCGCTCCTGTGCCGGCGCGGCCGAACGCAGAAGGAAAACCGGAGGGACCACGTGAGATCACTGTTCCCCGCGCCTTCATGACGCTGGCCGAAACCGTGATCTGCCACTCCGATCCCGGACGCTTCACGCTTCTTTATCGCACGCTCTGGCGCCTGCAGGCCGAGCGCAACCTGCTCGACATCGTTTCCGACGCCGACGTCGTCCGGCTCCATGCCATGGAAAAATCCCTGCGTCGCGACAGCCACAAGATGAAGGCCTTCGTGCGCTTCAAGGAGATCGGCGCCAGCACATCCACAACAAGCACATTGACGGCGGACATCATGGAGGTGATCGCCCGTCCCGCCGCTCTGGAGGCGAGCGGCATCCCTATCGGTCGCCGGCGATTTTTCGCCTGGTTCGAGCCGGATCATTTCATCGTCGCCCGCGTTGCTCCTTTCTTCCAGCGGCGCTTCACCGACATGGACTGGATCATCGCCACGCCAAAAGGATCCGCCGCCTGGGATGGAACCACGCTGACGGTGACGTCCGAGCCGGCGGACGACCCCAAGCTGACCGATGATGCAGACACGCTGTGGCGCACCTATTACAGCAACATCTTCAATCCGGCGCGGCTGAAGGTGAAGGCGATGACGTCGGAAATGCCGAAGAAATACTGGAAGAACCTGCCCGAAGCCGACCTTATCCCCGGTCTGATCGCCGGTGCCGAGGAAAAGGTTCGGGCGATGGCGAAACAAGCGATGAAGGACCCGCCGGCCTTTCACGCGAAGGTACGCGAGGCCGCCATGCCGAAGAGCGAAGAGAACACCGCCATCCCCGGCACGCTTGAGGCCGCGCGGGCGGAGGCGCGTAACTGCACCCGCTGTCCGCTCTCCTGCAAGGCGACGCAGACCGTATTCGGCGAAGGCCCTGACGATGCGAAACTCATGTTCGTCGGCGAGCAGCCGGGCGATCAGGAGGATCTCGCCGGCCGGCCTTTCATCGGCCCGGCCGGCAAGATGTTCGACACGATCGCCGGCGAGGTCGATCTCGATCGCAAGACGGCCTATGTCACCAATGCGGTGAAGCATTTCAAATACGAGCCGCGCGGCAAGCGCCGCATTCACCAGAAGCCCAACATGGGCGAAATCCGTGCCTGTCGCTGGTGGCTGAAGCTCGAACTCGACCTGATCCGACCGAAACTCGTGGTCGCGATGGGCGCAACGGCGCTGACCTCCGTCATGAACCACGCAGAGCGCCTGGCCGACTACCGCAGCCGCAAGGTCGATCTCGACGACGGGCGGGCGCTCTACACGACGGTTCACCCCTCCTACCTCCTGCGCATCCCCGACGAGGGACGCAAGCGCGAGGAGATCGACCGTTTCCGCGAGGATCTTCAGGCCATCAAGAGCCTTAACGACACACTATAG
- a CDS encoding ABC transporter substrate-binding protein yields the protein MFRLAAALLLSLAGPIAAVGAPDFFPARSGRADAPVLNVYSSLDDPLAQPLINGFQAANPDIAVRHENMLTGEIYDRIVRETDAGQKTADFAFSSAMDLQVKLTNDGYAQPSELPLTRSWPAWAKWRNTAYALTFEPAVFVYHKPSFAGTEPPSTRAEFVRFLREAGAKAQGRIGTYDIERSGVGFLFMARDQEQFGDIWSVIRAMGEAGVKLYATSSDILERVADGRFLLGYNIVGSYAADWAEHHPDLGIILPTDYTVVISRIGLVPEAAAAPELGRRYLEFFMSAEGQSIMARELHIAAVNPDVAGDNTASTLQDILGAQLRPVPVSPGLMVYLDQVKRARLIARWRDVLGLP from the coding sequence ATGTTTCGCCTCGCCGCAGCCCTTCTCCTGTCTCTCGCCGGTCCAATCGCTGCTGTTGGCGCGCCCGATTTTTTTCCCGCACGATCCGGTAGGGCGGATGCGCCGGTGCTCAATGTCTATTCTTCGCTGGACGATCCCCTGGCGCAGCCGCTGATCAACGGGTTTCAGGCCGCCAATCCCGACATTGCCGTTCGCCATGAAAACATGCTGACCGGCGAGATCTACGACCGGATCGTCCGGGAGACGGATGCCGGGCAGAAGACGGCGGACTTCGCCTTTTCCTCGGCGATGGATTTGCAGGTTAAGCTGACCAATGACGGCTATGCCCAGCCGAGCGAGCTGCCCCTCACCCGCTCCTGGCCGGCCTGGGCCAAGTGGCGCAACACCGCCTATGCCCTGACCTTCGAGCCGGCCGTCTTCGTCTACCATAAGCCGAGCTTCGCCGGCACCGAGCCGCCCTCCACCCGTGCGGAGTTCGTGCGTTTCCTGCGCGAAGCGGGCGCTAAAGCCCAAGGCCGTATCGGCACCTACGATATCGAGCGTTCGGGCGTCGGCTTCCTGTTCATGGCGCGCGATCAGGAGCAGTTCGGTGACATCTGGTCGGTGATCCGCGCCATGGGCGAGGCCGGGGTCAAGCTCTATGCGACGAGCTCCGATATTCTGGAGCGGGTCGCCGATGGCCGCTTCCTGCTCGGCTACAACATCGTCGGCTCCTATGCGGCCGACTGGGCCGAACATCATCCCGATCTCGGCATCATCCTGCCGACCGACTATACCGTGGTCATCTCCCGGATCGGCCTCGTGCCGGAGGCCGCCGCTGCACCGGAACTTGGACGGCGCTATCTCGAATTCTTCATGTCCGCCGAGGGTCAGTCGATCATGGCGCGCGAGCTTCATATCGCCGCCGTCAATCCGGACGTGGCCGGCGACAATACTGCGAGTACGTTGCAGGACATTCTGGGCGCGCAGCTGCGTCCCGTTCCGGTCAGCCCGGGCTTGATGGTCTATCTCGATCAGGTAAAGCGCGCACGTCTCATCGCCCGCTGGAGGGACGTGCTAGGCCTTCCCTGA
- a CDS encoding M24 family metallopeptidase, producing MAYLDRDRAARLMAAAGLDALLLLTPECFTYATGASPGVGTMWRRAGAVAALVPADPGVPICAVVSDLFEESFRATSDVTDIRIHPLWVETADVRPQDPSQPLPDLIAAAWAGSGRPAGFARPETFDAALGFRLAGDLLAARKLSSARVGVELDSLSVSDFAALSAALPGCRLVDGSDVLRRLKMVKSAQEIAHLRTAVTLAEIGIGALAAAITPGQTRDGLAEVWISAVQAAARERDIRNLTGRWEYVSVGANPWSRGGVVEVGSLIKVDVGCLVQNYTSDTGRSFVCGKPSEVQNRLFDALSQAFEAGLSHIRPGVEMRAVHAAATAAMAKAGFPGFSRGHFGHGLGAGLGSEEWPFFSATSSVVLEPSMVVAFETPWYIDGVGGMIIENQLLITPDGHEVMNSLPWELVSV from the coding sequence ATGGCGTATCTCGACAGGGACCGGGCGGCACGGCTGATGGCCGCGGCCGGCCTCGATGCGCTGCTGCTGCTCACGCCGGAATGCTTTACCTATGCGACGGGTGCAAGCCCCGGTGTCGGCACGATGTGGCGGCGGGCCGGCGCCGTTGCGGCCCTCGTTCCCGCCGATCCGGGCGTCCCCATCTGCGCCGTGGTCAGCGATCTCTTCGAAGAAAGTTTTCGCGCAACGAGCGACGTGACCGATATCCGCATCCATCCGCTCTGGGTGGAAACGGCGGATGTGCGGCCACAGGATCCGTCCCAGCCTCTGCCCGATCTTATTGCCGCCGCGTGGGCAGGCTCGGGCCGCCCGGCCGGCTTCGCACGGCCGGAGACGTTCGACGCCGCACTCGGGTTTCGCCTCGCCGGCGATCTCTTGGCGGCTCGTAAGCTTAGCAGCGCCCGCGTCGGCGTCGAGCTCGACAGCCTTTCGGTTTCGGATTTCGCCGCATTGTCGGCGGCCCTGCCCGGTTGCCGGCTGGTCGATGGCAGCGACGTGCTTCGCCGGCTGAAAATGGTGAAGTCGGCGCAGGAGATCGCCCATCTGCGAACGGCCGTCACGCTCGCCGAGATCGGGATCGGTGCACTGGCTGCCGCGATCACCCCGGGGCAGACGCGCGATGGGCTGGCTGAGGTCTGGATTTCGGCGGTGCAGGCTGCTGCGCGGGAGCGGGATATCCGCAATCTCACGGGCCGGTGGGAATATGTGTCCGTCGGTGCCAATCCCTGGTCGCGGGGTGGGGTGGTCGAGGTGGGCTCCCTGATCAAGGTCGATGTCGGTTGTCTTGTCCAAAACTATACGTCGGATACCGGCCGGAGCTTCGTCTGCGGCAAGCCCTCGGAAGTCCAGAACCGGCTGTTCGATGCGCTGTCTCAGGCATTCGAAGCCGGTCTCTCGCATATCCGCCCCGGTGTCGAGATGCGGGCGGTGCATGCGGCAGCGACAGCTGCCATGGCGAAAGCGGGCTTTCCGGGTTTCAGCCGCGGCCATTTCGGCCATGGTCTCGGTGCCGGGCTTGGCAGCGAGGAATGGCCGTTCTTTTCCGCCACCAGCAGCGTCGTGCTGGAGCCCAGCATGGTCGTCGCCTTCGAGACGCCCTGGTATATCGATGGCGTCGGCGGGATGATCATCGAGAACCAGCTGCTGATCACGCCGGATGGCCATGAGGTGATGAACAGCCTGCCATGGGAATTGGTTTCTGTCTGA
- a CDS encoding tripartite tricarboxylate transporter TctB family protein, translating to MSELSRTQSATSRRPDRAALAVAVFLGGLAGLIFWDSSRLSAMANYSKIGPATVPFVIAWCLLGLAIWTAVAAFRSEFPVRERQEIPPVAWIVGGLVLQMLLLRIAGFSIATGLLFAFTAAGFGRRKLWITIPVGIALCLAVWLIFAGLLQLSLPAGPLEHLFF from the coding sequence ATGAGCGAACTTTCGCGCACACAAAGCGCAACCTCGCGCCGCCCCGATAGGGCGGCGCTTGCCGTTGCGGTCTTCCTCGGCGGCCTTGCCGGCCTGATCTTCTGGGATAGCTCCCGCCTTTCGGCTATGGCCAATTACTCCAAGATCGGCCCTGCCACCGTTCCCTTCGTCATCGCCTGGTGCCTTCTCGGCCTTGCAATCTGGACGGCCGTCGCCGCCTTCCGCAGCGAATTCCCGGTGCGCGAACGCCAGGAAATTCCGCCCGTCGCATGGATCGTCGGCGGCCTTGTCCTGCAGATGTTGCTGCTGCGCATCGCCGGCTTCTCGATTGCTACCGGCCTGCTCTTCGCATTCACCGCCGCGGGCTTCGGCCGGCGCAAGCTGTGGATCACCATTCCGGTCGGCATCGCGCTCTGTCTCGCCGTCTGGCTCATCTTCGCCGGTCTCCTGCAGCTGTCGCTGCCGGCAGGGCCGCTCGAACACCTCTTCTTTTAA
- a CDS encoding putative DNA modification/repair radical SAM protein, with the protein MKKSLKERLAILSDAAKYDASCASSGTTKRNSSASGGLGSTEGSGICHAYAPDGRCISLLKILMTNFCIYDCAYCINRSSSNVERARFSVEEVVWLTLEFYRRNYIEGLFLSSGIIRSSDHTMEEMVRIARELRVTHNFRGYIHLKSIPEASPALIEEAGLYADRLSINIELPTDAGLTRYAPEKRPDGIRKSMGDLRLKIEEMRDPTLQTKRTRRFAPAGQSTQMIVGADQANDSVILGTSARLYGSYGLRRVYYSAFSPIPDASRNLPLVKPPLMREHRLYQADWLYRFYGFGIDEITRDQPDGMLDLDLDPKLAWALANRQRFPVDINKADREMLLRVPGFGTKIVRAILTARRHRTLRLEDLARLKVSLKKVQAFIIAEGWTPSRLIDRPDLRTMFAPKPEQLVLL; encoded by the coding sequence ATGAAGAAATCGCTGAAAGAGCGTTTGGCCATCCTTTCGGATGCCGCCAAATACGATGCGTCCTGCGCCTCCAGCGGAACGACGAAACGCAATTCGTCGGCCAGCGGCGGTCTCGGCTCCACGGAGGGATCCGGCATCTGTCATGCCTATGCGCCGGACGGGCGATGCATTTCTCTGCTCAAGATCCTGATGACGAATTTCTGCATCTACGACTGCGCCTATTGCATCAACCGGTCGTCCAGCAATGTGGAGCGTGCACGCTTTTCGGTCGAGGAAGTGGTCTGGCTGACGCTCGAATTTTATCGCCGCAACTATATTGAAGGTCTGTTCCTCTCGTCCGGCATCATCCGCTCGTCGGATCACACGATGGAGGAGATGGTGCGCATCGCGCGGGAGCTGCGCGTCACGCATAATTTCCGCGGCTATATCCATCTGAAATCGATTCCCGAGGCGTCCCCGGCGCTGATCGAGGAAGCTGGACTTTATGCGGACCGCCTGTCGATCAACATCGAGTTGCCGACGGACGCCGGACTGACGCGCTATGCGCCGGAAAAGCGGCCGGACGGCATTCGCAAATCGATGGGCGATCTTCGCCTGAAGATTGAGGAAATGCGCGACCCGACGCTCCAGACCAAACGTACACGACGCTTTGCGCCCGCCGGCCAGAGCACGCAGATGATCGTCGGAGCCGACCAGGCAAACGACAGCGTCATTCTCGGCACCAGCGCGCGGCTTTACGGCAGCTACGGCCTGCGCCGCGTCTATTACTCCGCCTTCAGTCCCATTCCGGATGCCTCCCGCAATCTGCCCCTCGTCAAGCCGCCTCTGATGCGCGAGCATCGGCTCTATCAGGCCGACTGGCTCTACCGCTTCTATGGCTTCGGCATCGACGAAATCACGCGCGACCAGCCGGATGGCATGCTCGACCTCGATCTCGATCCGAAGCTTGCCTGGGCGCTTGCCAACCGGCAGCGTTTCCCCGTGGATATCAACAAGGCGGATCGCGAGATGCTTCTGCGCGTACCCGGTTTCGGCACGAAGATCGTCCGCGCCATCCTCACCGCCCGCCGGCACCGGACCTTGCGGCTGGAAGATCTCGCCCGTCTAAAGGTCTCGCTGAAAAAGGTGCAGGCCTTCATCATCGCGGAGGGCTGGACCCCCTCGCGCCTCATCGACCGGCCGGACCTGCGCACGATGTTCGCACCCAAGCCGGAACAGCTGGTCCTTCTCTGA